In one Corallococcus sp. EGB genomic region, the following are encoded:
- a CDS encoding Fur family transcriptional regulator — MTTHHHSHSHAHGSSDKDKDEVLARYMAQHGLKSTRQRSLIIDTFFEVGGHLSVEELWNKVREQDTKVSVATVYRTMKLLNECGLAHARNFGDGQTRYEAAAGREHHDHLICTSCGTIVEFENDRIETLQDAVARKHGFTVTSHKMELYGLCRECQLRGGPLESEA, encoded by the coding sequence ATGACGACCCATCACCACAGCCACTCCCACGCTCACGGCTCCTCGGACAAGGACAAGGACGAGGTCCTGGCGCGCTACATGGCCCAGCACGGGCTGAAGAGCACGCGCCAGCGCAGCCTCATCATCGACACCTTCTTCGAGGTGGGCGGCCACCTGTCGGTGGAGGAGCTGTGGAACAAGGTGCGCGAGCAGGACACCAAGGTGTCCGTGGCCACCGTGTACCGGACCATGAAGCTGCTCAACGAGTGCGGCCTGGCCCACGCGCGCAACTTCGGCGACGGGCAGACGCGCTACGAGGCGGCGGCGGGGCGCGAGCACCACGACCACCTCATCTGCACCAGCTGCGGCACCATCGTGGAGTTCGAGAACGACCGCATCGAGACGCTCCAGGACGCGGTGGCGCGCAAGCACGGCTTCACGGTGACGTCGCACAAGATGGAGCTGTACGGCCTGTGCCGCGAGTGTCAGCTCCGCGG